A window of Fragaria vesca subsp. vesca linkage group LG7, FraVesHawaii_1.0, whole genome shotgun sequence contains these coding sequences:
- the LOC101315103 gene encoding SKP1-like protein 14-like yields MSKVVRFQSSNKEVLEAAECMVTMSKTIQTMLNRFQEDQVIMLPLEQVDSKTLTMVREWCENHVTKSTQKQYQFVEGLDVDVLLLLLKTANYLNIKELGDDMREAIAERARRKALEEIDPRILHTRVF; encoded by the coding sequence ATGTCAAAGGTCGTGAGATTCCAGAGCTCGAACAAAGAAGTATTAGAAGCAGCCGAGTGCATGGTAACTATGTCCAAAACCATTCAGACAATGCTGAATAGGTTCCAAGAAGACCAGGTGATCATGCTTCCACTAGAGCAGGTGGATTCCAAAACCCTAACCATGGTAAGAGAATGGTGTGAGAATCACGTCACGAAGAGTACCCAAAAACAGTACCAATTTGTGGAGGGGCTCGATGTTGACGTTCTCTTGCTTCTCCTCAAAACTGCAAACTATCTCAACATCAAGGAGTTGGGAGATGATATGCGCGAAGCGATCGCGGAGAGGGCTCGTAGGAAAGCACTTGAAGAGATCGATCCGAGAATTCTCCATACTCGGGTGTTTTGA